A section of the Tamandua tetradactyla isolate mTamTet1 chromosome 4, mTamTet1.pri, whole genome shotgun sequence genome encodes:
- the RFX5 gene encoding DNA-binding protein RFX5 isoform X1, with the protein MTQGPEVGRGSRGGSRGEVQKGQVGPGFPPACSGKPCPLLFDPRADSVVRSVCEDWRTFVFPHAGMAEDEPDAKSPKTGARPPPGSTEAGEPTTLLQKLRGTISKAVQNKVEGILQDVQKFSDNDKLYLYLQLPSGPSTGDKSSEPSTLSNEEYMYAYRWIRNHLEKHTDTCLPKQSVYDAYRKYCESLACCRPLSTANFGKIIREIFPDIKARRLGGRGQSKYCYSGIRRKTLVSMPPLPGLDLKGSESPEMGPEVTPAPRDELVEAACALTCDWAERILKRSFSSIVEVARFLLQQHLISARSAHAHVLKAMGLAEEDNHAPRERSSKPKNSVENLEGGAHKKPERQAQPPKEVEPPAGAAPTVRGDRKKSVAETPAPAASNPQVNALVARLPLLLPRTPRSLIRSIRVSPPILAPKLSSGPLKVATLPLPSRPGGPQAAVPIINMILPAVPAGPGRAPPGGLTQTRGTENREVGVGGDLGPHDKGVKRTAEVPMSEASGQDPPAKAAKQDTEDAGGDAKRKRGRPRKKSGGSGEKNSTPEKSATVMDSAQSSSFPRETWDSGGESNSAGGSARPGPTGEAEKGTVLIQGQGDGAVSKGGRGPCFRHAKEAEDKIPFAPPKVSVIKGSRSQKEKEVLRLVKGEVDTATQGNKDLKGHVFQSSLPHECKDPKAEPPW; encoded by the exons ATGACGCAGGGGccggaggtggggagggggagccGCGGGGGAAGCCGTGGCGAGGTTCAGAAAGGACAAGTTGGGCCCGGTTTTCCCCCAGCCTGCAGCGGCAAGCCGTGTCCTCTTCTCTTTGACCCCCGGGCAGATTCAGTGGTAAGGAGTGTCTGCGAGGATTGGAGAACTTTTGTTTT TCCTCATGCCGGAATGGCAGAAGATGAGCCTGATGCTAAGAGCCCAAAGACTGGGGCTAGGCCCCCCCCAGGCAGCACTGAGGCCGGGGAACCCACCACCCTTCTTCAGAAGCTCCGAGGTACCATTTC CAAAGCTGTGCAGAACAAAGTGGAGGGAATCCTG CAAGACGTACAGAAATTCTCAGACAACGACAAGCTGTATCTTTACCTGCAGCTCCCCTCAGGGCCCAGCACTGGAGACAAAAG CTCAGAGCCAAGTACGCTCAGCAACGAGGAGTATATGTATGCCTACAGGTGGATCCGCAACCACCTAGAAAAGCACACCGACACCTGCCTGCCAAAGCAAAGCGTTTATGATGCCTATCG GAAGTACTGTGAGAGCCTTGCCTGTTGCCGCCCACTCAGCACAGCCAACTTTGGCAAAATCATCAGAGAGATCTTCCCTGACATCAAGGCCCGAAGGCTTGGTGGCCGTGGCCAGTCCAA ATACTGCTATAGTGGCATTCGGAGGAAGACCTTGGTTTCCATGCCACCCCTGCCTGGACTTGATCTCAAGGGCTCTGAGAGT CCAGAAATGGGCCCAGAAGTAACCCCGGCACCACGGGACGAGCTGGTCGAGGCAGCCTGCGCCCTGACATGTGACTGGGCAGAGCGAATCCTGAAACGGTCCTTCAGCTCCATTGTTGAGGTCGCCCGCTTCCTGCTACAGCAGCATCTCATTTCTGCCCGGTCTGCACACGCTCATGTGCTCAAGGCCATGGGGCTTGCTG AAGAGGACAACCATGCCCCTCGGGAGCGGTCATCTAAACCCAAGAACAGTGTGGAGAACCTGGAAGGTGGAGCCCATAAGAAACCCGAAAGGCAAGCCCAG CCTCCCAAGGAAGTAGAACCCCCGGCTGGAGCTGCCCCCACAGTGCGTGGAGATCGGAAGAAGAGTGTAGCCGAGACCCCAGCCCCAGCAGCCAGTAACCCACAGGTTAATGCCTTGGTGGCTCGGCTGCCTCTGCTCCTTCCCCGGACCCCTCGCTCACTTATTCGGTCCATCCGAGTCTCTCCACCTATCCTGGCCCCCAAGCTTTCTTCAGGTCCTCTGAAAGTGGCTACGCTGCCTCTTCCCAGTAGGCCTGGGGGACCCCAGGCAGCCGTGCCCATCATTAACATGATCTTACCAGCTGTTCCTGCTGGGCCTGGGCGAGCACCACCTGGGGGTCTCACTCAGACCCGGGGCACCGAGAACAGGGAGGTAGGTGTCGGGGGTGACCTTGGACCCCATGACAAAGGTGTCAAGAGAACAGCAGAAGTGCCTATGAGTGAGGCCAGTGGGCAGGATCCACCAGCTAAAGCAGCAAAGCAGGATACAGAGGATGCAGGAGGTGATGCCAAAAGAAAACGGGGGCGCCCTCGAAAAAAATCAGGTGGAAGCGGGGAAAAGAATTCTACGCCCGAAAAGTCAGCAACTGTCATGGACTCTGCCCAGTCCTCGAGCTTTCCACGGGAGACCTGGGACTCTGGAGGGGAGAGCAACTCAGCTGGAGGGTCAGCGAGGCCAGGACCAACAGGAGAGGCTGAGAAGGGGACAGTGCTTATCCAAGGTCAGGGAGATGGTGCTGTTTCCAAAGGAGGAAGGGGCCCCTGTTTCCGGCATGccaaagaagcagaagataaAATTCCATTTGCTCCCCCTAAAGTGAGTGTCATCAAGggcagtagaagccagaaggagaaggaggttCTTCGACTGGTGAAGGGAGAGGTGGACACGGCAACACAGGGTAATAAAGATTTGAAGGGGCATGTGTTTCAGAGTTCCTTACCCCACGAATGTAAAGACCCCAAAGCAGAACCCCCGTGGTAG
- the RFX5 gene encoding DNA-binding protein RFX5 isoform X2, translating to MAEDEPDAKSPKTGARPPPGSTEAGEPTTLLQKLRGTISKAVQNKVEGILQDVQKFSDNDKLYLYLQLPSGPSTGDKSSEPSTLSNEEYMYAYRWIRNHLEKHTDTCLPKQSVYDAYRKYCESLACCRPLSTANFGKIIREIFPDIKARRLGGRGQSKYCYSGIRRKTLVSMPPLPGLDLKGSESPEMGPEVTPAPRDELVEAACALTCDWAERILKRSFSSIVEVARFLLQQHLISARSAHAHVLKAMGLAEEDNHAPRERSSKPKNSVENLEGGAHKKPERQAQPPKEVEPPAGAAPTVRGDRKKSVAETPAPAASNPQVNALVARLPLLLPRTPRSLIRSIRVSPPILAPKLSSGPLKVATLPLPSRPGGPQAAVPIINMILPAVPAGPGRAPPGGLTQTRGTENREVGVGGDLGPHDKGVKRTAEVPMSEASGQDPPAKAAKQDTEDAGGDAKRKRGRPRKKSGGSGEKNSTPEKSATVMDSAQSSSFPRETWDSGGESNSAGGSARPGPTGEAEKGTVLIQGQGDGAVSKGGRGPCFRHAKEAEDKIPFAPPKVSVIKGSRSQKEKEVLRLVKGEVDTATQGNKDLKGHVFQSSLPHECKDPKAEPPW from the exons ATGGCAGAAGATGAGCCTGATGCTAAGAGCCCAAAGACTGGGGCTAGGCCCCCCCCAGGCAGCACTGAGGCCGGGGAACCCACCACCCTTCTTCAGAAGCTCCGAGGTACCATTTC CAAAGCTGTGCAGAACAAAGTGGAGGGAATCCTG CAAGACGTACAGAAATTCTCAGACAACGACAAGCTGTATCTTTACCTGCAGCTCCCCTCAGGGCCCAGCACTGGAGACAAAAG CTCAGAGCCAAGTACGCTCAGCAACGAGGAGTATATGTATGCCTACAGGTGGATCCGCAACCACCTAGAAAAGCACACCGACACCTGCCTGCCAAAGCAAAGCGTTTATGATGCCTATCG GAAGTACTGTGAGAGCCTTGCCTGTTGCCGCCCACTCAGCACAGCCAACTTTGGCAAAATCATCAGAGAGATCTTCCCTGACATCAAGGCCCGAAGGCTTGGTGGCCGTGGCCAGTCCAA ATACTGCTATAGTGGCATTCGGAGGAAGACCTTGGTTTCCATGCCACCCCTGCCTGGACTTGATCTCAAGGGCTCTGAGAGT CCAGAAATGGGCCCAGAAGTAACCCCGGCACCACGGGACGAGCTGGTCGAGGCAGCCTGCGCCCTGACATGTGACTGGGCAGAGCGAATCCTGAAACGGTCCTTCAGCTCCATTGTTGAGGTCGCCCGCTTCCTGCTACAGCAGCATCTCATTTCTGCCCGGTCTGCACACGCTCATGTGCTCAAGGCCATGGGGCTTGCTG AAGAGGACAACCATGCCCCTCGGGAGCGGTCATCTAAACCCAAGAACAGTGTGGAGAACCTGGAAGGTGGAGCCCATAAGAAACCCGAAAGGCAAGCCCAG CCTCCCAAGGAAGTAGAACCCCCGGCTGGAGCTGCCCCCACAGTGCGTGGAGATCGGAAGAAGAGTGTAGCCGAGACCCCAGCCCCAGCAGCCAGTAACCCACAGGTTAATGCCTTGGTGGCTCGGCTGCCTCTGCTCCTTCCCCGGACCCCTCGCTCACTTATTCGGTCCATCCGAGTCTCTCCACCTATCCTGGCCCCCAAGCTTTCTTCAGGTCCTCTGAAAGTGGCTACGCTGCCTCTTCCCAGTAGGCCTGGGGGACCCCAGGCAGCCGTGCCCATCATTAACATGATCTTACCAGCTGTTCCTGCTGGGCCTGGGCGAGCACCACCTGGGGGTCTCACTCAGACCCGGGGCACCGAGAACAGGGAGGTAGGTGTCGGGGGTGACCTTGGACCCCATGACAAAGGTGTCAAGAGAACAGCAGAAGTGCCTATGAGTGAGGCCAGTGGGCAGGATCCACCAGCTAAAGCAGCAAAGCAGGATACAGAGGATGCAGGAGGTGATGCCAAAAGAAAACGGGGGCGCCCTCGAAAAAAATCAGGTGGAAGCGGGGAAAAGAATTCTACGCCCGAAAAGTCAGCAACTGTCATGGACTCTGCCCAGTCCTCGAGCTTTCCACGGGAGACCTGGGACTCTGGAGGGGAGAGCAACTCAGCTGGAGGGTCAGCGAGGCCAGGACCAACAGGAGAGGCTGAGAAGGGGACAGTGCTTATCCAAGGTCAGGGAGATGGTGCTGTTTCCAAAGGAGGAAGGGGCCCCTGTTTCCGGCATGccaaagaagcagaagataaAATTCCATTTGCTCCCCCTAAAGTGAGTGTCATCAAGggcagtagaagccagaaggagaaggaggttCTTCGACTGGTGAAGGGAGAGGTGGACACGGCAACACAGGGTAATAAAGATTTGAAGGGGCATGTGTTTCAGAGTTCCTTACCCCACGAATGTAAAGACCCCAAAGCAGAACCCCCGTGGTAG